In Shouchella patagoniensis, the following are encoded in one genomic region:
- the ade gene encoding adenine deaminase — protein sequence MKQVKRKLAGASMQKPCDTLLINGKIIDVYTCSIYEASVAITDGEIIGIGDYTEANEIIDIKGKYISPALIDGHVHIESAMVRPEDFASVLLPKGVTTVIADPHELANVAGAEAVEYMLRASTNLPLDVKMMVPSSVPAASFEENGSVLTSSDAERLFRDGGAYGLGEVMDFPAVLNGDEEMLKKIELANTFGAAVDGHAAGLNEAALNAYRVAGIENDHEAVTAEEALARVQRGFYVLMREGTAARDVEALLPAVTSANARRFAFATDDKHLDDLIEEGSVDFNVRKAIKLGMNPLQAIQIGSLNAAECFKLDKKGAVAPGKEATFLLVSDLDAFQVDAVYVNGQLVAEQGKLVEPIREPIPVPEKLLESMHVAPFTIEDLSLRLTNSEATPVIKAKLGSIVTEKLVERVEATNGVFQPGSGHLKLVVVERHHATGHIGLGIVKGLAFSEGAIVATVAHDSHNIIACGADDRSLYHAIHHVAEIGGGMAIVKGDQVLASMPLQLGGLMSIEPVPIVKKQLNELQKALLEIGYNEKVDPFLTLAFLALPVIPSIKLTSKGLFDVNSFSFLTQ from the coding sequence TTGCAATAACAGATGGAGAGATCATTGGAATTGGTGATTATACAGAAGCAAATGAAATCATTGATATAAAAGGAAAGTACATAAGCCCCGCTTTAATTGATGGCCATGTCCATATTGAGTCAGCGATGGTTCGTCCTGAAGATTTTGCGAGTGTCCTTCTTCCAAAAGGTGTGACGACAGTTATTGCTGATCCACATGAACTAGCGAATGTTGCTGGTGCTGAGGCAGTCGAGTATATGTTGCGTGCATCAACGAATTTACCACTAGATGTGAAGATGATGGTTCCATCAAGTGTGCCAGCTGCTTCATTTGAGGAAAACGGGTCAGTATTGACAAGTTCTGATGCTGAGCGACTTTTTCGAGATGGGGGTGCGTATGGATTAGGAGAAGTGATGGACTTCCCAGCTGTTTTAAATGGTGATGAAGAAATGCTAAAAAAAATTGAGCTGGCGAACACATTCGGGGCTGCTGTGGATGGGCACGCCGCAGGCTTGAATGAAGCGGCGTTAAATGCGTATCGCGTTGCTGGGATTGAAAATGATCATGAAGCCGTAACTGCAGAAGAAGCGTTAGCACGAGTGCAGCGTGGGTTTTACGTATTAATGCGAGAAGGAACAGCTGCTCGTGATGTGGAAGCATTGTTACCGGCTGTGACATCAGCGAATGCCCGTCGCTTTGCATTTGCAACGGACGATAAACATCTTGATGATTTGATCGAGGAGGGCAGTGTCGATTTTAATGTACGGAAAGCGATTAAGCTCGGAATGAACCCATTACAAGCCATTCAAATCGGCTCATTAAATGCTGCAGAGTGTTTTAAATTGGACAAAAAAGGTGCGGTTGCTCCTGGTAAAGAAGCGACATTTCTATTGGTATCTGATTTAGACGCTTTTCAAGTAGATGCTGTTTATGTAAATGGGCAGCTTGTTGCCGAACAAGGAAAGTTAGTAGAGCCAATTCGAGAACCAATTCCCGTGCCGGAAAAGTTGTTAGAAAGTATGCATGTAGCGCCATTTACGATTGAAGATCTTTCTTTACGGTTAACAAATTCGGAGGCGACACCAGTTATAAAAGCGAAGCTTGGTTCCATTGTCACAGAGAAATTAGTTGAACGAGTGGAGGCAACTAATGGGGTATTTCAACCAGGTTCAGGTCATTTAAAACTTGTTGTTGTCGAACGCCATCACGCAACTGGTCATATCGGTCTAGGTATCGTGAAAGGTCTAGCCTTTTCTGAAGGAGCAATCGTAGCAACGGTTGCCCACGATTCCCATAACATTATAGCCTGTGGTGCTGATGACAGGAGTCTCTATCATGCGATTCACCATGTAGCCGAAATTGGCGGTGGTATGGCAATTGTAAAGGGAGATCAGGTGCTTGCATCCATGCCACTTCAATTAGGTGGACTGATGTCAATCGAACCGGTTCCCATAGTAAAAAAACAATTGAATGAGCTACAAAAAGCGCTTTTGGAAATAGGATACAACGAAAAAGTAGATCCGTTTTTGACGCTGGCATTTTTAGCTCTTCCCGTTATCCCTTCGATTAAATTAACATCAAAAGGATTGTTTGATGTAAACAGCTTTTCTTTTCTTACACAATAA
- a CDS encoding DinB family protein produces MNLRETLLMQLKANHHTNGWFVSLMEAIKELDQAKATYKPNPKTNSIWETLNHLIYYNERYLKRFLGEELPNHHLNSNQDTFTNLENRSLEETIKKVDGIYHRWEEALNQTTDQNFESWHQEIAHLTIHNAYHIGQIVYLLKAQEKWDERNGVH; encoded by the coding sequence ATGAATTTACGAGAAACATTGTTGATGCAATTGAAAGCCAATCATCATACAAACGGCTGGTTTGTATCGCTAATGGAAGCTATTAAAGAATTGGATCAAGCAAAAGCCACTTACAAACCCAACCCAAAAACAAATAGTATTTGGGAGACGCTCAACCATTTAATTTATTATAATGAGCGTTACTTAAAAAGGTTTCTTGGTGAAGAATTACCGAATCATCACCTTAACTCAAATCAAGATACATTCACTAATCTAGAAAATCGTTCTCTGGAGGAAACCATTAAAAAAGTGGATGGCATTTATCATAGATGGGAAGAAGCACTAAACCAAACAACTGATCAAAATTTCGAGAGTTGGCATCAAGAGATCGCCCACCTCACTATCCATAATGCGTATCATATTGGTCAAATTGTTTACTTACTAAAAGCGCAAGAAAAATGGGACGAACGCAACGGTGTTCATTAA
- a CDS encoding penicillin acylase family protein yields the protein METAPRQGRRKKRISIKRVLLIGVTGIIVLLAATAIWGYVQLKKPLPQTSGEISLSGLSNEVDVYRDAQGVPHIEAQTDEDLYFVQGYVTAQDRLFQMDLSRRQASGQLAEVIGASMLDQDRFFRTFGLRRAAEASAAAYDEETYSYLESYAAGVNAYMEQAITAGELPLEFRLAGYEPTPWEPLDSLTIGKFMAYDLGGNWQGQAFRYWLAQNVTDAEAIDLLPVYPEDGPVILDVAKSIPIDVGTAFGSTADYLPHPFNGSNNWVLSGEKTASGEPLLADDPHLGLATPSIWYETHLSSPSVNVTGVIFAGVPGIILGSNESIAWGVTNVGPDVQQLYFEQRHPEDPHQFLYDDEWYEAEVITEEIQVADDDPVTHEIVLTKNGPILSDYAHLNDEEDYALSMRWTAYEATTELQAVIGFNRANDWDSFEAALRNFQAPAQNFVFASTDGTIAYRANGLIPIRPSGDDALLPVPGWDSEYEWEGYIPWDELPTMIDPDSGYISTANNQIAGDDYPYHLTHTWAQPYRHQRILDVLQEKDDHTVEDMQALQMDAVNLQAAEFIPLLTDALSEEELRKIDYSALSMLRSWNQIDSREEAGPLLFHFWIEELTDLLFSERIPEEVSELFDGRANIVDELLRAASTGKPGPWVEEAGGLEQLASSSFTRAVDRATDLQGDTPEDWKWGDYHQVIFNHPLAAISPLNYLLNAEALPVDGSRITVKAAGYNSETGAVTHGAGWRGVMDLANLSETFHIVGPGQSGHVTSDSYHSQRTAWVEGDYHRTSIQSESYQENSDQLKLLPKESE from the coding sequence ATGGAAACAGCACCAAGACAGGGCCGAAGAAAAAAACGGATATCTATAAAGCGAGTGCTTTTAATTGGAGTTACGGGAATTATTGTTCTACTCGCAGCAACTGCAATATGGGGGTATGTACAACTAAAAAAACCATTACCTCAAACGAGCGGTGAGATTTCCCTCTCCGGACTCTCAAATGAAGTGGATGTGTACCGGGATGCTCAAGGCGTTCCTCATATTGAAGCACAAACGGATGAAGATTTGTATTTCGTTCAAGGATATGTCACAGCACAGGATCGTTTATTTCAAATGGATTTAAGCAGACGCCAAGCCTCTGGTCAGTTAGCCGAGGTCATAGGTGCCTCCATGCTCGACCAAGATCGCTTTTTTCGTACGTTTGGATTGCGCCGAGCCGCTGAAGCTTCTGCGGCAGCTTACGACGAAGAGACCTACTCTTATTTGGAATCGTATGCCGCAGGTGTCAATGCGTATATGGAACAAGCAATAACAGCAGGTGAGCTACCTCTAGAGTTTCGGTTAGCAGGATATGAACCCACTCCTTGGGAACCACTTGATTCACTAACAATTGGAAAATTCATGGCTTATGATTTAGGTGGGAACTGGCAAGGACAGGCATTTCGTTACTGGCTCGCACAAAATGTTACTGATGCGGAAGCAATTGATTTACTTCCCGTTTATCCAGAAGATGGACCGGTCATCTTAGATGTAGCAAAATCGATTCCAATTGATGTCGGAACCGCCTTTGGTTCAACAGCAGACTATTTGCCACATCCTTTTAACGGTAGCAACAACTGGGTGCTGTCAGGTGAGAAAACGGCATCAGGTGAACCATTGCTTGCAGATGATCCACACTTAGGTCTTGCGACGCCAAGCATTTGGTATGAGACCCATTTATCTTCCCCATCCGTTAATGTTACTGGCGTTATCTTTGCAGGTGTCCCAGGGATCATTTTAGGTTCCAATGAATCCATTGCTTGGGGCGTCACCAATGTAGGACCAGATGTGCAACAATTGTATTTTGAACAGCGTCATCCGGAAGATCCACACCAATTTTTGTATGATGATGAATGGTATGAAGCAGAAGTTATTACAGAAGAGATTCAAGTGGCAGACGACGATCCAGTAACGCATGAAATTGTTTTAACAAAAAATGGTCCAATCTTATCTGATTATGCACATTTAAATGATGAAGAAGATTACGCACTCTCGATGCGCTGGACAGCTTATGAAGCAACAACCGAGCTTCAAGCCGTTATCGGATTTAATCGCGCGAATGATTGGGATTCATTTGAAGCAGCCTTAAGAAACTTCCAGGCTCCTGCACAGAATTTTGTTTTTGCTAGCACAGATGGAACAATTGCTTACCGAGCGAATGGGTTAATTCCAATTCGACCAAGCGGGGATGACGCCCTTTTACCTGTTCCTGGTTGGGATTCTGAATACGAATGGGAAGGGTATATTCCTTGGGATGAATTACCGACAATGATCGATCCAGATTCAGGTTATATTTCTACCGCAAATAACCAAATTGCAGGCGATGATTACCCATATCACTTAACCCACACTTGGGCCCAACCATACCGTCATCAACGCATTCTAGATGTACTTCAGGAAAAAGATGATCATACGGTAGAAGATATGCAGGCGTTGCAAATGGACGCTGTTAATCTCCAAGCTGCCGAATTTATCCCTCTATTAACAGATGCTTTGTCTGAAGAAGAATTACGAAAAATCGATTATTCTGCACTTTCCATGCTGCGTTCTTGGAACCAAATCGATTCACGTGAGGAAGCCGGTCCGCTTCTGTTTCATTTTTGGATTGAGGAGCTTACCGACCTATTATTTTCAGAGAGAATCCCTGAAGAAGTCTCTGAGTTGTTTGATGGACGAGCAAATATTGTTGACGAACTGCTTCGCGCAGCGTCAACAGGAAAACCTGGTCCGTGGGTAGAAGAAGCAGGAGGACTCGAACAGTTAGCATCGTCAAGCTTTACCCGTGCAGTTGATCGTGCCACTGATTTACAAGGAGATACCCCAGAAGACTGGAAATGGGGCGATTATCACCAAGTGATTTTTAACCATCCCCTTGCAGCTATCTCACCACTTAACTACTTACTTAATGCAGAAGCGCTCCCGGTTGATGGTAGTCGAATTACAGTAAAAGCAGCAGGGTACAACAGTGAAACGGGTGCTGTAACACATGGAGCTGGTTGGCGTGGGGTAATGGACCTAGCTAATTTATCAGAAACTTTTCATATCGTTGGTCCAGGCCAATCAGGGCATGTTACAAGTGACAGCTACCATTCTCAACGTACAGCGTGGGTCGAGGGCGACTACCATCGTACTTCCATTCAGTCTGAATCGTACCAAGAAAATAGTGATCAGCTTAAACTATTACCAAAGGAGAGTGAGTGA
- a CDS encoding aldose 1-epimerase family protein produces the protein MKERMGTMILIENEHLLVEIANKGAEIRSIWNKGRKKQLMWEGDPAYWGRVSPVLFPIVGKLKDNQYTHKGDTYNLPQHGFLRDQVFVTNTLKKEEALFHFESSNQFADVYPFEFTVYITYTLEGNTLKVSWKVSNDNNEPMYFSIGAHPAFNVPFREGEQLADYELHIQPSEEMKQFELEGGFVQEKQQETVATTLSLTDHLFAADALIYENANNITLRSTEDETEQITVQFPDFPYVGVWSKYNDEDQSIAPFVCIEPWFGLADTANTSGELSKKKGIQTLQAYESFRASYTMTFT, from the coding sequence ATGAAGGAGAGGATGGGTACAATGATTTTAATTGAAAATGAGCATCTTCTAGTAGAAATTGCAAATAAAGGAGCAGAAATTCGTAGCATCTGGAATAAAGGTCGAAAAAAACAACTGATGTGGGAGGGTGATCCAGCGTATTGGGGCAGGGTATCACCTGTACTGTTTCCAATCGTTGGTAAGCTGAAGGATAATCAGTACACCCATAAAGGGGATACATATAACTTACCTCAACACGGATTTCTGCGCGATCAAGTATTTGTGACAAACACATTAAAAAAGGAAGAAGCTTTGTTTCATTTTGAATCATCGAACCAGTTTGCGGATGTATATCCATTTGAATTCACTGTTTATATCACATACACGTTAGAAGGCAACACATTGAAGGTCAGCTGGAAAGTCTCCAATGATAACAATGAGCCAATGTATTTTTCCATTGGTGCCCATCCTGCTTTCAATGTCCCGTTTCGTGAAGGTGAACAACTTGCTGATTATGAATTGCACATACAGCCAAGTGAAGAGATGAAGCAATTTGAATTAGAAGGTGGTTTCGTTCAAGAAAAGCAGCAAGAAACCGTTGCAACAACCCTCTCACTAACCGACCATTTATTCGCGGCTGATGCGCTAATTTATGAGAATGCAAATAATATTACACTCCGATCAACAGAAGATGAAACAGAACAAATTACCGTTCAATTCCCCGACTTTCCGTATGTTGGAGTATGGTCGAAGTATAATGATGAAGACCAAAGCATTGCACCATTTGTGTGTATCGAACCATGGTTTGGACTTGCAGATACCGCCAATACAAGCGGTGAACTATCAAAGAAAAAAGGGATTCAAACGCTTCAAGCGTATGAATCGTTTAGAGCGTCTTATACGATGACGTTTACGTAA
- a CDS encoding DUF2197 domain-containing protein: MIFYTIRCITCKQDYKIMEGSKLYKEYKENPSEQRMCQECVEQIERDAKKQFFG, translated from the coding sequence ATGATCTTTTATACAATTCGGTGCATTACATGTAAGCAAGATTATAAGATTATGGAAGGGTCAAAGCTTTATAAAGAGTATAAAGAAAATCCGTCTGAACAACGGATGTGTCAAGAGTGCGTGGAACAGATTGAACGAGATGCAAAGAAGCAGTTTTTTGGATAA
- a CDS encoding hydroxymethylglutaryl-CoA lyase has translation MITICEVGVRDGLQNESTLLSTEQKVDMLSMLTDSGVTDLEAVSFVHPKHVPAMADAEEVLLSWDRPAGIEVAGLALNERGIQRALHSTITKLHVSMAVSNAFNQKNSNCSVEEGLANLLPNVQEAAEDISVTAILATSFGCPFSGKVNEMDVLSMTEKFLHAGASKIVLGDTTGMANPYQVKQLVRLFYSQFGENIPLGLHFHNTRGLALANVLAGYEAGVTHFDASLGGLGGCPYAPLAVGNVCTEDLVHMFHEIDVTTGINLDKLLTSARTVESWFPKSLPGMVMKAGKRSELARS, from the coding sequence ATGATTACGATTTGTGAAGTTGGTGTTCGTGATGGTTTGCAAAACGAGTCGACCTTGCTCTCTACTGAACAGAAAGTAGACATGTTATCGATGCTAACGGATTCAGGCGTCACTGATTTGGAAGCGGTTTCTTTCGTGCACCCAAAACATGTCCCCGCAATGGCAGATGCCGAAGAAGTCCTTCTTTCTTGGGATAGACCGGCAGGAATTGAAGTAGCAGGACTTGCGTTAAATGAGCGCGGCATTCAACGAGCCCTCCATTCAACCATTACGAAGCTACACGTCTCAATGGCTGTGAGCAATGCATTCAATCAGAAGAACTCAAATTGCTCGGTTGAAGAAGGACTCGCTAATTTGCTCCCTAACGTTCAAGAAGCAGCAGAAGATATTTCTGTCACAGCAATTTTAGCTACTTCATTTGGATGTCCCTTTAGTGGCAAAGTGAATGAAATGGACGTTTTATCAATGACAGAAAAGTTTTTACATGCTGGAGCAAGCAAGATTGTACTTGGTGATACAACCGGCATGGCCAATCCCTATCAAGTGAAACAACTTGTTCGTCTCTTTTATAGCCAATTTGGCGAGAACATACCGCTCGGGCTGCATTTTCATAATACCCGTGGTCTTGCTCTTGCAAATGTACTTGCAGGCTATGAAGCTGGGGTAACTCATTTCGACGCTTCCCTCGGCGGGCTTGGTGGATGTCCATATGCACCACTTGCAGTAGGCAATGTTTGTACCGAAGATTTGGTTCATATGTTCCACGAGATTGATGTGACTACCGGTATTAATTTAGACAAATTACTCACCTCAGCGCGCACGGTCGAATCGTGGTTCCCCAAATCATTGCCAGGTATGGTGATGAAAGCAGGAAAACGTTCAGAGCTTGCACGTAGTTAA
- a CDS encoding MATE family efflux transporter: MKQNQLDFTNGPLLKQLIVFSGPIMITNLLQTSYQLVDSLWIGNLLGGNALGSVAIAGTILFTVLSLVLGLNNAVLTILSQQRGRKDEQGLIKYLNAFMVLFAFLSLLLSALGILLAPTILLLLGTPESMMEGALAYLQIHFLGLIFLVGYNFISTVLRALGDSKTPLKIVGLAVGLNIVLDPVFIAVFNLGIEGAAYATLLSQGFAFLYGGYTVYKNNRMPIPKASIPAKEEIALIFRLGIPASLQMVVISAALAAIMGTVASFGETAVAGFSAAQRLDSLIMLPAAALGTAVNSMAGQLIGANAPLRLAKLAKTAAIYNLALMCIVALIILLLAELGVRLFIQDEEAVAFGRNYLQMIAFCYPFLGLNFVLNGIVRAAGAMYQVLVLNILSLWVLRYPLTTLFSAWFGESGIALGMGASFVLSSLFAYLYYRYGKWREKKLFT, translated from the coding sequence ATGAAGCAAAATCAATTGGATTTCACTAATGGACCTTTATTAAAACAATTAATTGTCTTTTCCGGTCCAATTATGATAACGAATCTGTTGCAAACGTCCTACCAATTAGTCGACAGCCTTTGGATAGGTAATCTTCTTGGGGGGAACGCCCTCGGATCAGTCGCTATTGCTGGCACTATTTTATTCACTGTCCTCTCACTCGTGCTCGGTTTAAACAACGCCGTATTAACAATACTCTCACAGCAGCGGGGGCGGAAAGATGAACAAGGTTTAATCAAGTACTTAAATGCGTTTATGGTGCTATTTGCTTTTTTATCCCTTTTATTAAGCGCACTCGGCATTCTGCTTGCTCCTACCATTCTTTTGCTACTTGGAACTCCTGAATCAATGATGGAGGGAGCTTTAGCTTACTTACAAATCCATTTTCTCGGGTTGATCTTTTTAGTTGGCTACAATTTTATTTCAACTGTTTTACGTGCACTTGGAGACAGTAAAACACCATTGAAAATTGTCGGACTTGCCGTTGGACTTAATATTGTCCTTGATCCGGTGTTTATTGCAGTATTCAACTTAGGCATTGAAGGAGCCGCCTATGCTACACTACTATCACAGGGATTCGCTTTTCTCTATGGCGGGTACACAGTTTACAAGAACAATCGTATGCCCATTCCAAAGGCAAGCATTCCAGCAAAAGAAGAAATTGCACTCATTTTTCGGTTAGGGATTCCAGCGTCATTACAAATGGTCGTTATCTCGGCTGCTCTTGCAGCGATTATGGGCACCGTTGCTTCTTTTGGTGAAACGGCAGTCGCTGGATTCAGCGCGGCACAGCGCCTCGACAGTCTCATTATGCTTCCAGCTGCTGCGCTTGGTACAGCCGTTAACAGCATGGCAGGCCAATTGATTGGTGCAAATGCTCCATTACGGCTAGCCAAGCTTGCCAAAACAGCTGCTATCTATAATTTAGCATTAATGTGTATTGTCGCCTTAATTATTCTTCTACTTGCAGAGCTAGGTGTACGCTTGTTTATTCAAGACGAAGAAGCAGTTGCATTTGGTCGTAACTACTTGCAAATGATTGCATTTTGTTATCCGTTTCTTGGGTTAAACTTTGTTTTAAACGGAATCGTCCGCGCTGCCGGCGCAATGTACCAAGTGCTTGTCTTAAATATTCTTTCGCTCTGGGTGTTGCGATATCCTTTAACAACTTTGTTTTCCGCTTGGTTTGGAGAATCAGGCATTGCACTTGGTATGGGTGCAAGCTTTGTTTTAAGTAGTTTATTTGCTTATTTGTATTATCGCTATGGAAAATGGCGGGAAAAGAAATTATTTACGTAA
- a CDS encoding FecCD family ABC transporter permease has protein sequence MGKQSAETTLEKAKEKSKPLGAVFVGLIGLALLIVALLFSISYGAAQIDLKTVWQAVFQFDQSITDHQIIQEIRLPRALGAALVGSFLAVSGAIMQGMTRNALAEPSIMGVMDGAALAIAIMFAFGASVSGVSLMFAAFIGAGAGAAFVFAVGSLARGGLSPAKLALAGVTVGAFLSAISSGIAIHFNVAQDISFWFAGGLAGMNWYNIRLIIPVAIVGLGFAFALSRSVTVLSLGEDVARGLGQRILLIKTLGVIVVLLLTGAGVAVAGAIGFIGLVIPHITRGLVGVDYRYIIPCSAVLGALLLVSADLAARLVNAPYETPVGAMTALIGVPFFLYLARREGRGLK, from the coding sequence ATGGGCAAACAATCAGCCGAAACAACTTTAGAGAAAGCAAAAGAAAAGTCTAAGCCGCTTGGTGCAGTTTTTGTCGGACTTATCGGGCTTGCTCTTCTTATTGTCGCTCTTCTTTTTTCCATTTCATATGGGGCGGCGCAGATTGATCTTAAAACCGTCTGGCAGGCTGTTTTTCAATTTGATCAATCGATAACGGATCATCAAATTATTCAAGAAATTCGTCTCCCACGTGCGCTTGGCGCTGCACTCGTTGGCAGCTTTCTCGCTGTATCTGGCGCAATTATGCAAGGGATGACGCGAAATGCGCTAGCCGAGCCATCTATTATGGGGGTTATGGACGGCGCTGCTCTTGCAATAGCGATTATGTTCGCGTTTGGAGCAAGTGTCTCTGGTGTAAGCCTAATGTTTGCAGCATTTATTGGAGCTGGAGCAGGTGCTGCTTTTGTTTTTGCTGTTGGATCGCTTGCTCGCGGAGGACTCTCTCCGGCGAAATTAGCACTCGCAGGTGTAACGGTTGGGGCATTTTTAAGTGCCATATCATCAGGCATTGCCATTCATTTTAACGTTGCTCAAGATATTAGCTTTTGGTTTGCTGGTGGTCTAGCAGGGATGAACTGGTATAACATACGTTTGATTATCCCTGTAGCGATTGTTGGTTTAGGATTTGCCTTCGCACTGTCCCGCTCGGTGACCGTGTTAAGTTTAGGTGAAGATGTAGCTCGTGGACTCGGGCAGCGTATTTTATTAATAAAAACACTAGGTGTTATTGTAGTTTTGCTTCTTACTGGAGCTGGAGTAGCGGTTGCGGGGGCAATTGGCTTTATTGGGCTCGTTATCCCTCATATTACGAGAGGGCTAGTAGGCGTTGATTATCGTTATATTATTCCTTGTTCAGCTGTACTCGGTGCTCTTTTACTTGTCTCCGCTGACTTGGCGGCAAGACTTGTTAATGCACCTTATGAAACGCCGGTTGGAGCGATGACTGCTTTAATCGGGGTCCCTTTCTTCCTTTATTTAGCACGTCGTGAAGGGAGAGGCCTGAAATGA
- a CDS encoding FecCD family ABC transporter permease, with the protein MKKTFLKRPTTIMGMLIVAIVVLFFVSLQTGAIQISPTQVVRTLFGYGTERDALVLFEFRLPRMVIALLIGAGLAVSGAILQSISQNDLADPGILGINTGAGLAVVIFIFFFQGSLTGLGGFSVFIMPFFALIGALVAAILIYVLAWKQGITPVRLILVGIGLNAAFSALLIVIQLRMEPNDFMQATIWLTGSIWGTTWTYVWAVLPWILILIPLAFYKARTLNVMQIGTQSAVSLGVPLERERRTLLILAVSLAAVSVAVGGGIAFLGLVAPHIARRLVGPRHEVLIPAAALTGALILLTADMIGRNLLAPSEIPVGIVIAILGAPYFLYLLMRTP; encoded by the coding sequence ATGAAAAAAACATTTTTAAAGCGACCGACAACCATTATGGGTATGCTCATCGTTGCGATTGTTGTCCTTTTCTTTGTTAGCCTGCAAACTGGCGCAATTCAAATTAGTCCAACGCAAGTTGTGCGGACATTGTTTGGGTATGGAACCGAACGGGATGCATTGGTCCTGTTTGAATTCAGGCTGCCACGCATGGTTATTGCGTTATTAATTGGCGCGGGACTTGCTGTATCTGGAGCAATTTTACAAAGCATATCGCAAAATGACCTCGCTGATCCAGGAATTTTAGGGATTAATACGGGAGCGGGACTCGCTGTAGTTATCTTTATTTTCTTCTTTCAAGGGTCGTTAACTGGATTAGGTGGCTTTTCCGTTTTCATCATGCCATTTTTTGCGCTTATTGGAGCGTTAGTTGCTGCTATTCTCATTTATGTGCTTGCTTGGAAACAAGGAATCACACCCGTTAGGCTGATCTTAGTTGGAATCGGTTTAAATGCTGCATTTAGCGCTTTGCTCATCGTCATACAATTACGGATGGAACCAAACGATTTTATGCAGGCGACGATTTGGTTAACGGGAAGTATATGGGGGACTACGTGGACGTATGTCTGGGCCGTGTTGCCTTGGATTCTTATTCTTATACCACTTGCTTTTTATAAAGCAAGAACATTAAACGTTATGCAAATTGGCACGCAGTCAGCGGTTTCATTAGGAGTCCCGCTTGAGCGGGAAAGACGAACGCTGCTTATTTTAGCTGTTAGTCTTGCTGCTGTCTCAGTAGCTGTTGGTGGAGGAATTGCTTTTCTTGGTTTAGTTGCACCACATATTGCACGTCGCCTCGTTGGTCCGAGGCATGAAGTACTGATCCCAGCTGCTGCTTTGACAGGTGCATTGATTTTACTTACGGCTGATATGATTGGGCGAAACTTACTCGCGCCGTCTGAAATACCAGTCGGCATTGTGATTGCTATTCTTGGAGCGCCTTACTTTTTGTATTTGTTAATGAGAACGCCATAG